The following coding sequences are from one Deltaproteobacteria bacterium window:
- a CDS encoding class I SAM-dependent methyltransferase → MISRQKVQDMYQTGAKHYDFTTTLFRLIGLRMKTYRSIAIKNLSLQRGDSVIELGCGTGLNFPLLMERIGPEGRIIGVDLTQGMLDIARMRVRRSGWQNVDLIKTDISAYNFPGGVNGVLATGLFGYIPEYDRVIKAASQSLVPGGRISIVDGKQPENLPSWLFSIVLKLGEPFGYTPEYFNVRPWESVERYYSETTFETRYGGMIYISSG, encoded by the coding sequence ATGATTTCAAGGCAAAAAGTCCAGGATATGTATCAAACGGGAGCGAAGCATTACGATTTCACTACCACGCTATTCAGGTTGATCGGCTTGCGTATGAAGACGTACCGTTCAATCGCAATAAAGAACCTGTCACTTCAACGAGGCGATTCAGTCATCGAGCTCGGCTGTGGTACCGGTTTGAACTTTCCTCTTCTTATGGAACGGATAGGGCCGGAGGGTCGAATCATAGGGGTTGACTTAACGCAAGGAATGCTCGACATCGCACGGATGAGAGTCAGGCGATCCGGCTGGCAAAACGTGGACCTGATAAAGACAGATATCTCTGCCTATAATTTCCCGGGAGGGGTAAACGGTGTCCTTGCAACGGGCCTCTTCGGCTATATACCCGAATATGACCGTGTGATCAAGGCAGCCTCTCAGTCCCTCGTACCCGGTGGGCGCATATCAATCGTCGATGGCAAACAGCCAGAAAACTTACCATCATGGTTGTTCAGCATCGTCTTGAAGCTCGGAGAGCCATTCGGATACACTCCCGAGTACTTCAATGTTCGTCCCTGGGAATCGGTAGAGCGTTATTATAGTGAAACCACATTCGAAACAAGATATGGGGGAATGATCTATATTTCATCAGG